Proteins found in one Verrucomicrobiales bacterium genomic segment:
- a CDS encoding RNA polymerase sigma factor, with amino-acid sequence MPTPNLADLYDEHASALFGFLVNFTRHDADARDVLQEVFIKLVRTPGLMDGVRDPRAFLLRLAHNLAIDQGRRRQTRDRYHAESGADAVELFAPAPDPDRRAFQSALGVALAELPPDQRAVVHLKLWEGLTFDRIAEVLEIPLNTAASRYRYGLDKLRVHLRPLYDEIR; translated from the coding sequence ATGCCAACGCCGAATCTTGCCGATCTCTACGACGAGCACGCCTCGGCGCTTTTTGGCTTTCTCGTGAACTTCACCCGACACGACGCGGATGCCCGGGACGTTCTGCAAGAAGTGTTTATCAAACTGGTGCGGACTCCTGGGCTGATGGACGGAGTGCGGGATCCGCGAGCGTTCCTGTTGAGGCTGGCCCACAACCTGGCCATCGATCAGGGCCGCCGGCGTCAAACCCGCGACCGTTATCATGCGGAGTCCGGTGCTGATGCGGTCGAGCTCTTCGCGCCCGCTCCCGATCCCGATCGGCGTGCCTTCCAGTCGGCCCTCGGCGTTGCCCTGGCTGAACTTCCTCCGGATCAACGAGCTGTGGTGCATTTGAAGCTCTGGGAGGGGCTGACCTTCGATCGGATCGCCGAGGTGTTGGAAATACCTCTGAACACCGCTGCGAGTCGCTATCGCTACGGGCTAGACAAGCTTCGAGTCCACCTGCGTCCCCTCTATGACGAGATCCGATGA